Below is a window of Staphylococcus succinus DNA.
GCCATCATGTTGAAGGAATTACAACAACTGTTGATGAGGCGCTTATTGAGGCTGAGATTACAATGAACGATGTTGATGCAATTGCAGTGACACAAGGTCCAGGATTAATTGGTGCGTTACTCGTAGGTATTAATGCAGCCAAAGCTTTAGCTTTTGCCTATGATAAGCCTTTAGTACCTGTACATCATATTGCTGGGCATATTTATGCCAATAATTTAGAGGAGCCCTTACAGTTCCCATTAATGGCATTGATTGTTTCAGGTGGTCATACAGAACTCGTATATATGAAAGACCATTTGAGTTTTGAAGTGATTGGTGAAACGAGAGATGATGCTGTAGGTGAAGCATATGATAAAGTGGCAAGAACGATTGGTCTTAATTATCCAGGTGGGCCTCAAGTTGATCGTCTAGCAAGTGAAGGGCAGGATAGTTATCATTTTCCAAGAGTTTGGCTCGATAAAGATAGCTATGATTTTAGCTTTAGTGGATTGAAAAGCGCAGTAATCAATAAACTGCATAATTTACGTCAAAAAGGTGAAAATATTAATCATGCGGACGTGGCTACAAGTTTTCAAAACAGTGTGGTAGAAGTATTGGTAGGGAAATCAATTTCGGCTTGTAAACATTATAATGTGAAACAACTTCTTGTTGCTGGAGGCGTAGCTAGTAATAAAGGATTACGTTCAAATCTAGTAGAAGCGTGTGCTTCACAAAATATTGCATTGTCTATACCAAGCCCAGCATTGTGTACAGATAACGCTGCAATGATTGGAGCAGCAGGGTATTATTTATATCAAGCAGGCTTAACAGCTGATATGACATTAAATGGATTTAACAGCATGGATATTGAATCCTTTTCAATATAGTTATGATTAACCTCGTGTTGTAACGATTAAATAGACACTAACGAACAGTGTAAATAAACCCAAGTGTTTGATGTTTAAAATGAAAGGCCATGTTACGTAAATAGTAACGTGGCCTTTTACTTTGGATATTTTTTAAAGGACAATGGGATAATTTATTGAAACGTTTTTATACGAACTGTAAAAGGGTATAGCTATAAGTAGAATTAAAAAATGTAATTTGTAATTATAGATAGTAAAACTGCGCAAATAAATGAAATTTAAAGGAGGAATTATAGATGAAATCAATTCAATATTTTAACTTTCAAAATAGCTTGTCAGCTTTGAACTTTTATGAAAAACACTTAGGTGCAACGAATATTCAACGGCTCGGTGGAGATGATGAGATGTTTGACGATATGCCTAAGGAATACCAAGTAGATGATGATTTTACGATGCATGCATCTTTTGAAATATTAGGTGAAACGTTTTATTGTAGTGATACAATGGACAATAAAAAGATAGATAATAGTGGTGCAATTGCAGTTTTTACATTTGATTATACGAATGAAGCGGATAAGGATAAAGCGGTGGCATTTTATAATAAAGCCATCGAAGGTGGATGTAAAGCGACAATGCCATTAGGTAAAACGGAATGGTCTAAACTATATGGTATGTTTAATGATCCATTTGGTGTAACTTGGATGATTAATGCTGAATAAATCAATATAAAGAAGGCCCTTTTATCAAAATAAAAGGGCCTTCTTTATATAATCAGTCTACTTTTGACTTGGCGCGATTATAGATTTGATGTGGGAAGTCCATGATTCTTAGCAGTTCAATCGCATTACGTGTGTTTGCTTTACCCGCTTTGATTTTATAGTCAAAGACAATGTTATCATCAGCTATGGATTCATTAAAATGAAAATTCTCATAGGTTTTTTCTAATAATGAGGATAGTTCAATATCATGTGTAGCTGCGATAACGTGATAGCCAGAAAGTTGGTCTAAATAACTCAATACCGATTCTGAAGCGGCAATACGTTCGGTTGTATTAGTACCTTTAAAAATTTCATCAATAAAACAATATACTTTACTTTGGGAATGAAGCTCAAATAAACGTCTTATCGATTTGATTTCTGTCATAAAATAGCTATCACCTGATAATATATCATCTTGATTGACCATTGAAGTATAGACTAAACCTGGCTTATAAGTGAAGCGAGATGCTGTAACAGTGTCTACAGTTTGTGCTAAGACAAGGTTTAACGCAACTGCTTTCATAAAAGTAGATTTACCCGATGCATTTGATCCTGTGAGTAAGATAGGGTACTTTATTTTTAAATCATTTGAGATAGCCTCAGAAATGAGAGGGTGAGTTAGCTCATCAAAATCAAGAACATCAGCTTGTGTGCGCTCAGGAACAGTGTAATTATCTAATGTTTCTCTCCATAATGCGACGGAATAATGATTATCGATACTAGAGATGTACTCATAACAAGCCATAACTTCTTCATCATAAGTTTTGAAACTCTTTTGAATTAAATGGAATATTTGATAATCCAACATAAACATTAATTTAAATAGCATAGCAATAACAAAAGCTTCATCATTAGAATTAATGCGACCTAACAATCCACTAAATTTGCGTGCCGTTTTAAAATGATTGAAGTTAACATTTAACTTAGGCGCTTGTTCTAAATTATGTATATCATAGGCCTTTTTAATAACGGTTGACGTATAAAACATGGAATTTAAATCTTGATCAAATGTTTTTTTTAACGAACCACTTAAAATCATGTTAAAAATTAACGAAAAAATGGTTAATATTATTCCGATACTAGGCGCAAAAAAGGTCGCGATTAAAAAAATCAAAGGTAAGTATGTACACAGCATGAAAAAGTTATTACGTTTTACATACAATAATTGGTTAGGAAACATAGGATAAATCGCTTTGCCTATTTGTGCTAAATGGAAAGAAATCTGCTGTCTAAAAGAGACATCTGTTTTAAAATGTCTAATAAGTTTACTATCTTTAACTTCGAACATACGTCTTAATGTAGCATATAATCTCATTTCACCAATTGCAGTGAAATTAAAATTCATCTTATCAAATACAGCATCCATATTTAAATCAGACCATGTTTTATCATCTAAAAGAATGTGCGCATCATATTGATGCTTGAAAGAATCATATTGATAACTATATCTGTGATAAGGGCGTATAAAATTTTCTAAAGGTTTTCGTCTATCCCATAAAGATTGAATATTGTGTTTTAGTTTTTTATTACCTATGATTTTTGATGATAATGTGATTAAAATAGCAGCTACAACAAAGGCGATAAAAAACCATAATAGTGTGGGCATAAATAAGGTCATTCCTTTCTTAATATTGCGAAACAATACACTTTAATTATGACATGGTTGTTTGATTTGAACAAATGACAGTTTGTACAAAGACATGTTGCGTTTGTTTAAAAGTCAATAGGGAACATGCGTACTTATCAACAAAAAGTGTATAACGTGTGGATAAGTGGTGGTTATCTATGTGGATATGCTCCGATTTCTGAAAATTAAAAACAAGAAAAGCTTCGAATTCTCCTGTGGATAACTGGGATAACTCTGTGGATAGCCATAACAAAGGGAAATTCATTGTGAATAGAATGAAAGTAGGAATATATAATAAAAAAAGTGAAAGTAGAATAGTCTACTTTCACTTTGATACACTTAATGTGTGTTATAACAACATTTCTTGTAATTCTGCCCATTCAGCCATAACTTCTTCTAAATGCTGTTCGGCTGTTGCTTTTTTAATTGCTATGTCATTTGCTTTGTCTGGGTTTGAATAAATATCAGGTAAGGTGAGTTGTTCGTTGAGGTCACTAATTTCTTGTTCATAACTTTCAATTTGTACTTCACATTGCTCTATTTTTCGCTCAATTTGTCTTTGCTCACGTTTTTGCTGTTTCTGATCAATATAAGTATTACTTTGTTGAGCTACAATATCCGACTGTGAAGGATTATCTAATTCTTTTTTCGCCTGAATAGCTGCTTTTTCTTCTAATTTTTCAATATAATATTGATAGTCACCTAAATAAATTGTGCCGCCATCATGATCTAAATCTAAAATTTTATTTGCTAATTGATTTATAAAGTAACGATCATGCGAGACGAATAATATTGTACCTTCAAAATGGTCTAAAGCTTGCTCTAACATTTCTTTTGAATCAATGTCTAAGTGGTTGGTAGGTTCATCTAAGATGAGTACATTATTGCGTTCTAACATAAGTAATGCTAATTGTAATCTAGCTTTTTCGCCACCAGATAAGTCATTAATTATTTTTTTTACATCTTCTTGAACGAATAAAAATCGTCCTAAAACAGCACGAATATCCTTTTCGTTCATTGTAGGATATTGATCCCAAAGGTAATCGAGAATTGTTTTATTTGATTTAAATTCAGCTTGCTTTTGATCGTAATAGCCTATTTTTAAATTAGCACCTTTGGTAATTTCACCATTTAACTTCTCTTGTATACCGGCGATAGTTTTGATTAAGGTTGATTTACCTATACCATTGGGTCCAATAATAGCTACGTGATCGCCCTTAGTGATTTCCATATTAATGCCTTTAGTTATTGGAGTTTCATAACCGATTTCTAAATTTTTTATATGGAAGACATCGTTACCTGTGTTTCGATTGAAATCGAATTGAATGTTCGCACTTTTAGCATCAATCATAGGTTTGCTCACACGTTCAATTTTTTCTAGCATTTTACGTCGACTTTTGGCCATACCAGTAGTCGAAGCACGAGCAATATTTTTTTCGACAAACGTTTCAAGACGTTTAATCTCAGCTTGCTGATTTTCATATTCTTGCATACGTTTCTCATAGTATTTATCTCTTTGCTCTATAAATTGACCATAATTACCTACATAATGTTGTACATCTCCAAGCGCTACATCATATACTTGATTGACAATTTTATCTAAGAAGTATCTGTCATGACTGATAATGACGATAGCACCTTTAAAGTAATTAAGGTAACCTTCAAGCCATTGCGTTGTTTCCATATCTAAATGGTTAGTAGGCTCATCCAATAGTAATAAATCAGGTTCACTTAGTAGCATTTGTGCTAGTGATAAACGTGTTTTTTGTCCTCCGCTAAAATCATTAATAGGACGATTAAAATCCGCTTCTGTAAAGTTTAAACCATGTAGTACAGTTTTAATTTTACTTTCATATTGGTAACCTTCTTGTTGCTCAAATTGATTAGATAATGATTCATAACGATCGATATGATATTTGTAATCTTCGGTATCATATTCATTTGCATGCTGTGCTAACCAATCTGTTTCTTTCTTCATTTCCATTTCCATTTGCTTCATATGTTCAAATGGCTTTGACATTTCTTCAAAAACAGTTTGTTTCGTATCTAAAGTCATTTGTTGGGTCAAATAACCTAATTTAAGATTTTTAATTTTAGAAATTTGTCCAGTATCATAATCTTCGACGCCAGCAATAATTTTCATTAAAGTAGATTTTCCGGCACCATTTCGACCTACAATGCCTATACGTTCGCCAGTTTTAACTTCGAAATCTACATTATTAAAAATGTCTTCTCCATCGAATGATTTTGATATGTCGTTAAGTTGTAATAGTATCATCTGATTTGCACCTCTCTATTCATTATCATTCTACAGTATTCAAGGCTTGGATAAAACTATCAGTGTTTATTTTTATTAGTCATTAATGTATAATGTTGTAGTGATTATAAGATTATTCAGTATTAGATAATGAAATAGGGGGACAACATCTTGGCTAATCAAAGCGAAAAGATTCCTCGTGCCACATTGAAACGTTTACCGTTGTATTATAGATTCGTCAATACATTGAAATCTAAAGGCATTGATAGAGTTAATTCAAAAGCTATTAGTGAAGGATTAAATATTGATTCTGCAACTATCCGTCGTGATTTTTCATACTTTGGTGAGCTTGGCAAAAAAGGCTATGGCTATAACATAGATAGTTTATTACATTTTTTTAAAAATGAAATAAGTGAAAATGACGAAATTAAGATTGCAATCGTAGGTGTAGGGAATTTAGGGAAAGCATTATTAACATATAATTTCTCTATACATGATGAGATGACGATAACGGAAGCTTTTGATATACGAGATGAAGTAATAGGGACAGAAATAGGTAATGTCAGTGTAAGTGCATATAATGAAATTACTGACATACTTACACGAGAAGATATAGATATTGTCATATTGACCACACCTGAAGATGTAGCACAACAAGTGGCAGACACTTTAGTAGCAGCAGGTGTGAAAGGTATATTAAACTTTACTCCGAGTCGTGTAATAACGCCATCTGATGTTCAAGTACATCATATTGATTTAGGGATTGAATTACAGTCGTTATTATTCTTTATGAAAAATTATAGCAATAAATAATATAGGTAAAGTAAAGCTAGCTTATAATCAATACTAGACGTGATACGATGCGTTGTGTATTGAGTAAGCTAGCTTTTTTATAAGTGTTTTGCATTGGATTACAAGATGAGGGTTAAGTTAAATTGACAATTGAATGCATTATCTCGTATTACAAAGCTTCATTAATTGTAATTAATTTTCGCGCTTGATTTGTAATAATATTTAGAAACAACTTTTTCTGATGAAGTATATGAGTATAGAGGTTGAAATTTTATACAATTTCTAATATCATTAATCTTATTGATTTTATCGGGAAAGAGGTTATGGAATGACTTGGTTAATAATTAGTGGTCTTGTTGTGGGAGCACTTTTGGGCTTTGTTATGCAAAGGACAAGGTTTTGTTTAGCAGGTGGATTTAGAGATATGTATGTGCAAAAAAACAATAAAATGTTTTATGCCTTATTGATTGCAATAACTGTTCAAAGTATTGGGTTACTGATACTGACATCTACTGGAATGGTTCAAATTCCAGAATCAACGTATCCAATTATTGGTACGGTTATCGGTTCATTTATTTTTGGTATAGGTATTATTTTATCAGGTGGCTGTGCAACAGGTACTTGGTATAGAGCAGGAGAGGGATTAATCGGAAGTTGGTTAGCACTGATAGCTTACGCATTTACTTCAGCTGCAACTAAATTTGGTATTCTGTTACCATTAATGAATGGTTTGAATAAACCGACAACAGTAAATACAAGTATGTCACAAACGACAGGTATTCCTACTTGGGTATGGGTAGCGTTATTAACAATCATTACAGTGATTTTTGTAACTAAAACGTTACGTAAACCAAAACCTAAATTTGCAGTACCAAAATTAAAACAAAAATTTACAGGTGTACGCCATTATTTATTTGAAAAAAAATACCACCCATTTGTTGCAGCCATTGCGGTAGGATTAATTGCGTTACTTGCATGGCCTGTAAGTGAAACGACAGGTAGAATGTATGGATTAGGTATAACGACGCCATCAGCGAATATAATTCAATTTTTAGTGACAGGTGATACAAAACTAATAGACTGGGGCGTATTCCTTGTGCTTGGGATATTCTTAGGATCTTATATTGCAGCTAGAGGCTCAAGAGAATTTAAATGGAGATTGCCAGATAAGAAAACGATACGTAATAGTGTCATTGGTGGTATTTGCATGGGATTTGGTGCTTCAGTAGCAGGTGGATGTTCAATTGGCAACGGCCTAGTTGAAACAGCAACGATGTCTTGGAAAGGTTGGATTGCACTCGTATCTATGATATTAGGCGCATGGTTCATGAGTTATTTTATTTTTATTAGACCAATGAAGAAAGCGCAAAGTGCATCACAAACAGAAAAAAATACAGTATCTTCTCATACGCAAACAACTTAATTTTGAAGGAGGAAATGCATAATGGTATATGAATTAGGAACAGTCGGAATGGTTTGTCCATTCCCTTTAATTGAAGCTCAGAAGAAAATGAACACGTTAGATAACGGTGATGAATTAAAAATAGATTTTGACTGCACGCAAGCTACAGAGGCATTACCAAACTGGGCAGCAGAACAAGGTTATCCTATAACGAACTACGAACAACTAGACGATGCTTCATGGACGATTACGATTCAAAAATCTGAATAAAACAAAGCATAAACCAACTTGCAATAATTAGGAGTTATATACTTAATTATCTAAGTTGGTTTTTGTTTTAAATAGTATTTAAAGCGGTTGCAATATGATAGAATGAATACTGTTTACAATAGCTAATTAATGAGAGTGAGAAGACTATGAAAAATATTGCTGATATTGCAAAAATTGCTGGCGTATCAAAGAGTACTGTTTCTAGATATCTAAATAACGGGTCGGTAAGTGTAAAAACAAAGCAAAAATTGGATAAAATCATTCAAGAAAATGACTATCAACCTAATCAATTTGCGCAAAGTTTAAGAGCGCATAGAACAAATATGATTGGTGCAATTATACCTAGGATGAATTCTTATGCAGTAGATGAAACGATAAAAGGCGTAAAATCAGTGTGTAATGATTTAAACTATAGGTTATTGCTAAATTATACCAATTTAGATGTTGAATTGGAGATAGATGCCTTAGAAACTTTTTACAGAAGTAAAGTCGACGGTATTATATTGATGGCTACAGAAATTACACAAAGACATTTAGAAGTCATTAATAAAATTAATGTACCGGTTATTATCGTGGGTCAAGAACATAAAGACTTACATTGTATTATTCATGATGATTTTCATGCTGGATACCTTGTGGGTGACACTATAGGAACAAAAGGATATAAAGATGTCCAATTCTTTGGTGTAACAGAAAGTGATATTGCAGTTGGTATACATAGAAAAGAAGGCTTGATTGCGGGTTTGAGAACACACGGTATTACACCTCATATTTCGCATACTTCCTTTAATTATAAAGAAGCGATGATAGATGTTGCCAGTGAATTGGAAACCCATACGCATTATGACGCAGTTGTAGGTGCTACAGATTCGATTGCATTAGCAGTTCATAAATTCACCTCGGAGCATAAAAATCAATTAAAAAATCAACTTATTGTTGGATTTGGCGGAGATCCCGTTACCGAAATTGTATCTCCATCTATTAGTACAGTAATTTATCATTTTGAACAAGCAGGAGAAGTATCGATGAATAAATTAAATCAAATGATTCAACAACAACATATTGAAACGCGAATAACGATAGATGTGACGCTATCATTTAAAAGGTAGACGAAACATAATATATATAATAGAATTATATGGAACCGGTACCAAAAACAGAAAATAAACATACTAAAGTTAAAATGTTGATAGTAGGAGGAAATTGTAATGACTGAATGGACGAGAGAAAAACGCTATCAAAGATATGAGGAGGTCGATCAACAAACGATTGATATATTAACTGATCAAGTTGAAAAATCTAAATATAGACAAACATTTCATATTCAACCTAAGACTGGATTACTGAATGATCCCAATGGATTGATATATTTTAATGGGGTTTATTATGTATCGCATCAATGGTTTCCTTTAGGTCCAGTGCATGGTTTAAAATATTGGTATACATATACAAGTAAAGATTTGATACATTTTAATGCGGAAGGGCCATCGTTGAAGCCAGATACGAGAGATGATAGTCATGGGGTATATAGCGGTAGCGCCTTTGAATATAATGGCAATTTATATTACATGTATACAGCAAATCACCGTGATGATGACTGGAATAGAATTTCCACACAACACATAGCAAAAGTAAATCATGATGGGAGTGTAGAAAAGTTTCCCAAAGCAGTCATTAGTGCACCACCAGAAGGATATACCCAACACTTCAGAGATCCTAAAGTATTTACTAAAGATGGTGTTTTCTATGCAATAATAGCTGCTCAAAATGATTTAGAGCAAGGTAGAATTCTACAATATTATTCTACAGATATTGTGAATTGGGAATTACAAGGTGAGATTCAAACCAATTTAGAAGCGTTTGGTTATATGTGGGAATGTCCAGATTATTTTGATTTAGATGGTCATGATTTAATGCTATTCTGTCCGCAAGGTATTGAACCCTCTGGTGAGCAATTTCGAAATATTTATCAATCTGGTTATATTATGGGACAATATGATCTCAATCAGTTGAAAATGAATCACGCGGATTTTCATGAATTAGATTACGGGTTTGATTTTTATGCGCCTCAAACATTTTTAGACGAAAATGGTCAACGTATCTTAATAGGTTGGATGGGGTTGCCAGAAATAAATTATCCTTCTGATAAAGATGGATGGGCGCATTGTTTAACCATACCTCGTGTGCTCTCGGTTGAAGAAGGTAACTTAAAGCAACGACCTATTAAAGCCCTCGAACAATTAAGAACAAATAAAGAAACGGCTTTAGGTTATGCCAATAAATTCACCAGACAATTACATCCTTATGATGGTAAACAGTATGAACTAATTATTGATATATTGGAAAATGAAGCTACAGAAATATATTTCGAAGTACGAACGTCTAAATCTCAAACAACTTTGATTACTTATAATACTAGAGCAAAGAAAGTAACATTAGACCGAAGTGAAAGTGGCAAACTACCAGAACACGTTGATGGTACTACACGTAGTACCTATTTAGATACGCCATTATCAAATTTACAAATATTTATTGATACTTCAAGTATTGAAATCTTTTGTAATAACGGTGAACGTGTAATGACCTCAAGAATATTTACAGATGATGGTGCTACTGGTATAAAAGCTTCCACAGAATCAGGACAAGTATACCTTAGATTTACAAAATATGATTTGAAGGATGATGAAGGATGAAACGACTATTAGCGATTGGCGAAGCTTTAATTGATTTTATACCTAATACGACAGACTCTAAATTAAAAGATGTCGAAGGATTTTCGAGACAAGTAGGAGGCGCACCTTGCAATGTAGCGAGTGCTACTACTAAATTAGGTGGTAAAGCTGAAATGATTACCCAATTAGGTAATGATGCATTTGGTGATTTAATTGTAGAAACAATAGAGGATATAGGTGTCAATACCAACTATATTAAACGTACAAACGAAGCCAATACTGCATTAGCTTTTGTCAGTTTGACAAAAGAAGGAGAACGAGATTTTTCTTTTTATCGGAAGCCTTCCGCTGATATGCTCTATCAACCAGAGTATATTCAGGATATTGATGTAACACAAGATGATGTATTGCATTTTTGTTCTGTTGATTTAGTGGAGAGTCCAATGAAGCAAGCACATAAAGCTTTAATTAAAAAAGTGAGCATTGCAGGAGGCACAATAGTTTTTGATCCTAATGTACGATTGCCACTATGGGAAAACGAAGCGGATTGTAAACATGCAATTCAAGAATTCATACCACTTGCCAATATAGTTAAAATTTCGGATGAAGAGTTAACTTTTGTCACCGGTCAGAATGAAGAACTACAAGCTATTCAATGGTTATTTCAAGGTAAAGTTGAAGCGGTAATTTATACGAAAGGTCCAGACGGGGCTGTGATTTATTTGAAAGATGGCACGGTAGTTGAACAACCAGGATTTAAAGTGACGGCCGTTGATACTACTGGAGCAGGTGATGCCTTTATTGGTGCGTTAATAAGTAAATTATTGACTTCCGAATGTAATGAGCCAATTCAATTATTAAAAAATAATGGTCATGCCATACTTGAATTCAGTAATTATGTAGCAGCCATGGTTACAACTCAATATGGAGCAATTGGAAGTATTCCTACTATAGACGAAGTAAACAAAGCTTTGATTAAATAACAATAAAAAGAAGACTTAACATGGTGGATAATCACATGTTAAGTCTTCTTTTTATGTATTATATTTTCTTGACGTTTCTCACTGAAGCATAGCAATGTTCGTTGTTTTTAAAGTAAACAATACGTGATTTAGAATCTATAGACTCTATGTTATGTCGATTTATAACAAAACTATTATGACATCGGAAGAATCTATCATCAAGTTGATCCAGCTCTTTAAGATTGCCGTAAAATTCGATTTGACGATTATCTAAATGAGCAATTAATCTATGTGATTTAGTAGAGGATTCGAAAAACATAACATCATCATATTGAACATAGACTGAATTACTGCCACGTTTTAATTCTATCGTTTCCACATTAGATTCTTTGGAAAGTAGTTGCAATCTAGATTCAGAGGTATTAAGACAATCAATAATTCTTGATTTTAATTCATCAGGGTCATCTTTGAAGATGAAGTCCATAGCAGCAACTTTATACACGAAAGTAAGATAGGTAAGTTCACTATGACTTGTAACAAAAATAATATTACCGACAGGATCATATTTACGAATTTCACTTGCGAGTTTAATACCATTAATATCAGAGTTTAATTGAATATCTAAGAAGTAACATCCAATGTCGCTCGTGTTTTTTGAACGTTCTAGTATTTCATAAGGATCATCAGTTGCAACTTCAATTTGCATGGGTTTCTCTTCAATCATGATGTAGTTGTTGATGATTGATATCATGTTTTCACGTTGTCTTGCATCATCTTCACATATGAATATTTTCATGTTTTCACATCCTTATGAGTCAGAATTTAAAATTTCTACTTTTTGAATAAAGTAG
It encodes the following:
- the tsaD gene encoding tRNA (adenosine(37)-N6)-threonylcarbamoyltransferase complex transferase subunit TsaD, translating into MSKETLILAIESSCDETSVSIIKNGTEILTNIVLSQIESHKRFGGVVPEVASRHHVEGITTTVDEALIEAEITMNDVDAIAVTQGPGLIGALLVGINAAKALAFAYDKPLVPVHHIAGHIYANNLEEPLQFPLMALIVSGGHTELVYMKDHLSFEVIGETRDDAVGEAYDKVARTIGLNYPGGPQVDRLASEGQDSYHFPRVWLDKDSYDFSFSGLKSAVINKLHNLRQKGENINHADVATSFQNSVVEVLVGKSISACKHYNVKQLLVAGGVASNKGLRSNLVEACASQNIALSIPSPALCTDNAAMIGAAGYYLYQAGLTADMTLNGFNSMDIESFSI
- a CDS encoding redox-sensing transcriptional repressor Rex, producing the protein MANQSEKIPRATLKRLPLYYRFVNTLKSKGIDRVNSKAISEGLNIDSATIRRDFSYFGELGKKGYGYNIDSLLHFFKNEISENDEIKIAIVGVGNLGKALLTYNFSIHDEMTITEAFDIRDEVIGTEIGNVSVSAYNEITDILTREDIDIVILTTPEDVAQQVADTLVAAGVKGILNFTPSRVITPSDVQVHHIDLGIELQSLLFFMKNYSNK
- a CDS encoding MutS-related protein, with translation MPTLLWFFIAFVVAAILITLSSKIIGNKKLKHNIQSLWDRRKPLENFIRPYHRYSYQYDSFKHQYDAHILLDDKTWSDLNMDAVFDKMNFNFTAIGEMRLYATLRRMFEVKDSKLIRHFKTDVSFRQQISFHLAQIGKAIYPMFPNQLLYVKRNNFFMLCTYLPLIFLIATFFAPSIGIILTIFSLIFNMILSGSLKKTFDQDLNSMFYTSTVIKKAYDIHNLEQAPKLNVNFNHFKTARKFSGLLGRINSNDEAFVIAMLFKLMFMLDYQIFHLIQKSFKTYDEEVMACYEYISSIDNHYSVALWRETLDNYTVPERTQADVLDFDELTHPLISEAISNDLKIKYPILLTGSNASGKSTFMKAVALNLVLAQTVDTVTASRFTYKPGLVYTSMVNQDDILSGDSYFMTEIKSIRRLFELHSQSKVYCFIDEIFKGTNTTERIAASESVLSYLDQLSGYHVIAATHDIELSSLLEKTYENFHFNESIADDNIVFDYKIKAGKANTRNAIELLRIMDFPHQIYNRAKSKVD
- a CDS encoding VOC family protein, coding for MKSIQYFNFQNSLSALNFYEKHLGATNIQRLGGDDEMFDDMPKEYQVDDDFTMHASFEILGETFYCSDTMDNKKIDNSGAIAVFTFDYTNEADKDKAVAFYNKAIEGGCKATMPLGKTEWSKLYGMFNDPFGVTWMINAE
- a CDS encoding ABC-F family ATP-binding cassette domain-containing protein, which encodes MILLQLNDISKSFDGEDIFNNVDFEVKTGERIGIVGRNGAGKSTLMKIIAGVEDYDTGQISKIKNLKLGYLTQQMTLDTKQTVFEEMSKPFEHMKQMEMEMKKETDWLAQHANEYDTEDYKYHIDRYESLSNQFEQQEGYQYESKIKTVLHGLNFTEADFNRPINDFSGGQKTRLSLAQMLLSEPDLLLLDEPTNHLDMETTQWLEGYLNYFKGAIVIISHDRYFLDKIVNQVYDVALGDVQHYVGNYGQFIEQRDKYYEKRMQEYENQQAEIKRLETFVEKNIARASTTGMAKSRRKMLEKIERVSKPMIDAKSANIQFDFNRNTGNDVFHIKNLEIGYETPITKGINMEITKGDHVAIIGPNGIGKSTLIKTIAGIQEKLNGEITKGANLKIGYYDQKQAEFKSNKTILDYLWDQYPTMNEKDIRAVLGRFLFVQEDVKKIINDLSGGEKARLQLALLMLERNNVLILDEPTNHLDIDSKEMLEQALDHFEGTILFVSHDRYFINQLANKILDLDHDGGTIYLGDYQYYIEKLEEKAAIQAKKELDNPSQSDIVAQQSNTYIDQKQQKREQRQIERKIEQCEVQIESYEQEISDLNEQLTLPDIYSNPDKANDIAIKKATAEQHLEEVMAEWAELQEMLL
- a CDS encoding YeeE/YedE family protein, which gives rise to MTWLIISGLVVGALLGFVMQRTRFCLAGGFRDMYVQKNNKMFYALLIAITVQSIGLLILTSTGMVQIPESTYPIIGTVIGSFIFGIGIILSGGCATGTWYRAGEGLIGSWLALIAYAFTSAATKFGILLPLMNGLNKPTTVNTSMSQTTGIPTWVWVALLTIITVIFVTKTLRKPKPKFAVPKLKQKFTGVRHYLFEKKYHPFVAAIAVGLIALLAWPVSETTGRMYGLGITTPSANIIQFLVTGDTKLIDWGVFLVLGIFLGSYIAARGSREFKWRLPDKKTIRNSVIGGICMGFGASVAGGCSIGNGLVETATMSWKGWIALVSMILGAWFMSYFIFIRPMKKAQSASQTEKNTVSSHTQTT
- a CDS encoding sulfurtransferase TusA family protein, whose protein sequence is MVYELGTVGMVCPFPLIEAQKKMNTLDNGDELKIDFDCTQATEALPNWAAEQGYPITNYEQLDDASWTITIQKSE
- a CDS encoding LacI family DNA-binding transcriptional regulator, coding for MKNIADIAKIAGVSKSTVSRYLNNGSVSVKTKQKLDKIIQENDYQPNQFAQSLRAHRTNMIGAIIPRMNSYAVDETIKGVKSVCNDLNYRLLLNYTNLDVELEIDALETFYRSKVDGIILMATEITQRHLEVINKINVPVIIVGQEHKDLHCIIHDDFHAGYLVGDTIGTKGYKDVQFFGVTESDIAVGIHRKEGLIAGLRTHGITPHISHTSFNYKEAMIDVASELETHTHYDAVVGATDSIALAVHKFTSEHKNQLKNQLIVGFGGDPVTEIVSPSISTVIYHFEQAGEVSMNKLNQMIQQQHIETRITIDVTLSFKR